One region of Eupeodes corollae chromosome 1, idEupCoro1.1, whole genome shotgun sequence genomic DNA includes:
- the LOC129953860 gene encoding uncharacterized protein LOC129953860 has product MSQSPPTRGLFIKCSVWCIGCRSFHHPSLHKESSVKIVSLSSRMNTHHNKEARILFRVLPVTLHGKGVQISTFAFFDEGSSLTLIDESLMKDLNLKVQSIDVNLLQNHHKHLRGLPIKSYTNAEPKLLIGLNNCQLGVSLKSKEGESYEPVAEKTRLGWTLKGQSGNSLSSESTMTHHVFQMCDCEISENSELLEIVKNYICLDNLDVDCNKDLLVSREDQYAYDQLQKITQKIENRYQTGLLWKHANMPHPDSFPMALRRAKCLQAKMLRNPDLGCTLQSKIEDYVAKGYARKLNPCEVETKKCWYLPIFPVINLNKPGKIRLVWDAAAKVDGVSLNSMLLKGPDHLIPMVSAIRKFRQRKVAIGGDIAEMYHQVRIRAEDQNYQRFLWFEPGALKPSVYVMLVMTFGSTCSPSCAEYIKNLNAKEFQDRFPRAVQSILHNHYVDDMLDSVDSEEEAIQLARDVHYVHSQGGFQIRNWVSNSKTVLSALNTKSVDTINLSSERELATEKVLGMWWSTSDDSFVFKISNRYKNEDVLRGEKRPTKREVLSLLMTIFDPLGLLAFYVMYAKIIFQEIWRSGCSWDEFIHDKEYSKWLHWIRLLPEVTAMKIPRCYVRADFKHFPEFEIHTFVDASEDGYAAVSYLRSTDGDLVDCVLLGCKTRVAPIKLMSIPRLELQAAVIGARLAKSLLATHSIQISKLTFWSDSGTVLSWLHSDHRRYKQFVAFRISEILELTELSDWRWIPTSENVADEATKWQRIPDFSKDSRWLNGPSFLKLNSSDWPKEDYKSKTTDEELRAQYMGYHRKESLAGECSIAIEPERFSSWKALLKVMSKVINYARFWKERVFEEKLKSKHNSKLQVGVVKRKPVSQNEIQHAEIILCKKAQCDEFMDEILVLSKGNAIKRLSPIYKLSPYLDYNGLLRLSGRVALENRDDPIILPKYHYITQLILLDYHLRYHHCNNETVVNEVRQKYWIPRLRVILHKTRRDHCQYCKNQSARPSPPKMSCLPQTRLASYCRPFTYAGVDYFGPLPVSVRRSSEKRYGVLITCLTTRAIHIEVAYSLSTDSCIMAIRNFMARRGSPIEQWSDNGTNFKGVERELREAFELVDKNKITSAFTSSSMKWRFIPPSSPHMGGAWERLVRSVKDVLYKILPSRNPNDELLRSSLMEVEMIVNSRPLTHIPIDHEEEESLTPNHFLLGSSSGIKPIIEGVSEGVQLRRNWQTAQQLANSFWKRWLREYLPVITRRCKWFDEVKPIEVDDIVLIVDPDSPRFCWPKGRIIATKVGADGRVRSALVKTVAGIYEMPATKIAVLDVRRLKERDIVGPQKDILGGSVATDLATPLPNIQTHPNPPVNQYFNSINVTHEAN; this is encoded by the exons ATGTCTCAGAGCCCACCTACCAGAGGCTTGTTCATCAAGTGCAGTGTGTGGTGTATAGGATGCCGCTCTTTTCATCATCCTAGCCTTCACAAGGAATCTTCAGTGAAAATAGTTTCGTTATCTTCACGTATGAATACACATCATAACAAGGAAGCACGAATTCTTTTCCGAGTATTACCAGTTACCCTACATGGAAAAGGCGTTCAAATATCAACATTCGCTTTTTTTGATGAAGGGTCATCATTGACATTAATCGATGAGAGTTTGATGAAGGACTTGAACCTCAAGG TACAGTCAATTGATGTGAATTTGTTGCAGAATCACCACAAGCACTTGAGAGGTCTTCCTATAAAATCGTATACAAATGCTGAACCAAAACTTCTCATCGGACTTAACAACTGTCAACTTGGAGTAAGTCTAAAGTCTAAAGAAGGTGAAAGCTATGAACCAGTAGCAGAAAAAACACGTTTGGGCTGGACATTAAAAGGTCAATCAGGTAATAGTCTATCTTCTGAAAGTACCATGACCCACCACGTGTTTCAAATGTGCGACTGTGAAATTTCCGAAAATAGTGAGCTGCTCGAGATTGTAAAAAACTACATTTGCTTGGACAACTTAGATGTTGATTGCAATAAGGATTTGCTTGTGTCAAGAGAGGACCAATACGCTTACGACCAGCTGCAGAAGATTactcaaaaaatagaaaaccgaTATCAGACTGGTTTACTCTGGAAACATGCCAACATGCCTCACCCAGACAGTTTCCCAATGGCGCTAAGACGAGCCAAGTGCTTACAagcaaaaatgttaagaaatccGGATTTAGGTTGCACGCTGCAATCTAAAATCGAAGATTACGTAGCCAAGGGATATGCAAGAAAATTGAACCCGTGTgaagttgaaacaaaaaaatgttggtactTACCCATATTTCCGGTGATTAATCTAAATAAACCCGGAAAAATAAGACTTGTGTGGGATGCTGCAGCTAAAGTTGATGGTGTATCCTTAAATAGTATGCTTTTGAAAGGTCCGGACCATCTAATACCTATGGTATCTGCGATTCGAAAATTTCGTCAAAGGAAAGTCGCAATTGGAGGAGATATAGCTGAGATGTACCACCAGGTAAGAATTCGCGCAGAAGATCAAAATTATCAACGTTTTCTTTGGTTTGAGCCAGGTGCTCTAAAACCATCAGTCTatgtaatgttggtaatgaccTTTGGGTCAACTTGTTCGCCAAGCTGTGCTGAATACATTAAAAACCTTAATGCTAAAGAGTTCCAAGATCGTTTTCCTAGAGCAGTTCAAAGTATTTTGCATAACCATTATGTAGATGACATGTTGGACAGTGTTGATAGTGAAGAGGAAGCAATTCAACTCGCACGTGATGTCCACTACGTTCACTCGCAAGGTGGGTTTCAAATCCGGAACTGGGTATCAAACTCTAAGACGGTCTTAAGTGCACTCAACACAAAATCTGTCGATACAATTAACTTAAGTTCTGAAAGAGAACTTGCCACAGAAAAGGTGCTTGGGATGTGGTGGTCAACATCTGATGAcagtttcgtttttaaaatttcaaatcgtTACAAAAACGAGGATGTGCTTCGAGGCGAAAAAAGGCCTACTAAAAGAGAGGTTCTCAGTTTATTAATGACAATTTTTGATCCCTTAGGTCTCCTTGCATTCTATGTTATGTAcgccaaaataatttttcaagaaatatggCGTTCTGGATGTTCATGGGACGAGTTCATTCACGATAAAGAGTATTCAAAGTGGTTACACTGGATTCGATTGTTACCTGAGGTGACAGCTATGAAAATACCAAGATGTTACGTAAGAGCtgatttcaaacattttccaGAGTTTGAGATTCACACGTTTGTGGATGCCAGTGAAGATGGATATGCTGCTGTGAGTTACCTGAGAAGTACCGATGGAGATCTGGTCGACTGCGTTTTGCTAGGATGTAAAACTCGAGTAGCCCCTATAAAACTGATGTCAATTCCTCGGTTAGAGCTTCAAGCAGCCGTCATCGGAGCTCGATTAGCCAAGAGCCTTCTAGCTAcccattcaattcaaatatctaaaCTAACTTTCTGGTCAGATTCGGGCACCGTACTATCTTGGCTTCATTCGGATCACCGTCGCTACAAGCAGTTTGTAGCTTTTCGCATCAGCGAGATACTCGAGTTGACGGAATTATCTGACTGGCGATGGATTCCAACGTCAGAAAACGTAGCTGACGAAGCAACGAAGTGGCAACGGATTcctgatttttcaaaagatagtCGATGGTTAAATGGACcatctttcttaaaacttaattcaagtgaCTGGCCAAAAGAAGATTACAAAAGTAAAACAACAGATGAGGAACTTCGCGCCCAATATATGGGATATCATAGGAAAGAAAGTCTGGCTGGTGAGTGTTCTATTGCTATTGAACCCGAACGCTTCTCTTCCTGGAAAGCATTGCTAAAGGTTATGTCAAAAGTCATCAACTATGCTCGATTTTGGAAAGAAAGGgtctttgaagaaaaattaaaatcaaaacataattCGAAACTTCAAGTTGGTGTTGTTAAACGTAAACCTGTCTCGCAAAACGAAATTCAACATGCTGAgataattttgtgcaaaaaagcACAATGTGATGAATTCATGGATGAAATCTTGGTGCTATCGAAAGGAAATGCCATTAAGAGATTAAGCCCCATCTATAAGCTATCACCCTACTTGGATTATAATGGCTTACTTCGACTTAGTGGAAGAGTGGCCCTCGAGAACAGAGATGATCCTATCATATTGCCTAAGTATCACTATATTACACAACTAATTCTTCTTGATTATCATTTAAGGTACCATCACTGTAATAACGAAACAGTTGTGAATGAAGTACGGCAAAAATATTGGATTCCACGTCTCAGAGTTATTCTCCACAAAACTCGACGAGATCATTGTCAATACTGCAAGAATCAAAGTGCTCGACCATCTCCTCCAAAAATGTCATGTCTCCCACAGACACGCCTTGCTTCATATTGCCGCCCTTTTACATATGCTGGTGTAGACTATTTTGGCCCTTTACCTGTCTCTGTACGACGCAGCAGTGAAAAAAGGTATGGAGTGTTAATAACGTGTTTGACAACAAGGGCAATCCACATAGAGGTTGCCTATTCGTTATCGACAGACTCCTGCATAATGGCCATTCGCAACTTCATGGCCAGACGTGGGTCTCCTATTGAACAATGGAGCGACAATGGCACAAACTTCAAAGGTGTGGAGCGTGAATTGAGAGAAGCTTTCGAACTggttgataaaaacaaaataacgagtGCGTTTACGAGCTCTTCAATGAAATGGCGTTTTATACCACCCAGCTCACCACATATGGGAGGAGCCTGGGAGCGTTTGGTGCGTTCCGTTAAGGATgtactttataaaattttaccatCACGCAATCCTAATGATGAGCTCTTACGTAGTTCTTTAATGGAAGTGGAGATGATTGTGAATTCTAGACCACTTACACACATTCCAATTGATCATGAAGAAGAGGAATCCCTGACTCCTAACCACTTTCTGCTTGGCAGTTCTAGTGGTATTAAGCCAATAATTGAAGGTGTAAGCGAGGGTGTGCAACTCCGAAGAAATTGGCAAACCGCTCAACAACTTGCAAattcattttggaaaagatGGCTACGTGAATATCTACCCGTTATAACTCGACGTTGCAAATGGTTTGATGAAGTAAAACCAATTGAAGTAGATGACATCGTACTCATTGTTGATCCCGATAGTCCTAGATTCTGTTGGCCAAAAGGAAGAATCATTGCTACTAAAGTCGGCGCTGACGGTAGAGTGAGAAGTGCGTTGGTTAAAACTGTTGCTGGTATATACGAGATGCCAGCTACGAAAATTGCGGTGCTTGATGTTCGTCGGCTCAAAGAACGAGACATAGTAGGACCTCAAAAGGACATACTGGGGGGGAGTGTTGCGACAGATCTGGCAACGCCTTTGCCTAACATCCAAACGCACCCCAATCCACCTGTCAATcagtattttaattcaattaatgttACTCACGAGGCCAACTAA